A stretch of the Sphingobacterium thalpophilum genome encodes the following:
- the galE gene encoding UDP-glucose 4-epimerase GalE, whose translation MNKKILVTGGTGYIGSHTVVELHQAGYIPVIIDDLSNSNIKILDQIEKIIGIKPEFHQFDLCDTAKVNEFVKNNSDISGIIHFAASKAVGESVQNPLKYYHNNFFSLINLLEAYRSRPINFVFSSSCTVYGEPDRLPVDETAPVKKAASPYGNTKQIAEEILEETAAAYDNYNIIALRYFNPVGAHESALIGELPNGVPQNLLPFITQTAIGKREKLTVFGADYDTPDGSCVRDYIHVVDLAKAHVAAIRLLEQGNPNGKYDVFNVGTGNGYSVLEAIKAFEKASGQKLNYEIGPRRDGDIIKVYGDVTKSAQQLHWKAALGIDEMMASAWAWEKYLKENPLD comes from the coding sequence ATGAACAAAAAAATATTAGTCACAGGAGGAACAGGCTATATTGGTTCGCACACCGTTGTCGAACTTCACCAGGCGGGATATATTCCCGTAATCATCGATGATCTTTCGAATTCAAACATTAAAATCTTGGATCAGATCGAAAAGATCATCGGGATAAAACCCGAATTTCACCAGTTCGATCTTTGTGATACCGCCAAGGTCAATGAATTTGTCAAAAATAATAGCGACATCTCGGGAATTATCCACTTTGCCGCTTCTAAGGCAGTTGGAGAATCTGTACAGAACCCCTTAAAGTACTATCACAACAACTTCTTCTCCTTAATCAATCTTTTGGAAGCATACCGCAGCAGACCGATCAACTTTGTATTCTCTTCAAGCTGCACGGTATATGGAGAACCGGACCGTCTTCCGGTAGACGAAACTGCTCCAGTCAAAAAGGCAGCATCTCCTTATGGTAATACAAAGCAAATTGCAGAAGAGATCCTGGAAGAAACAGCGGCAGCATACGACAACTATAATATTATCGCATTGCGCTATTTTAATCCTGTAGGTGCTCACGAGTCCGCACTGATCGGTGAACTGCCAAACGGCGTGCCGCAGAATTTACTGCCGTTTATCACGCAGACGGCCATCGGAAAAAGAGAAAAATTGACGGTATTCGGAGCCGATTACGACACGCCGGATGGCTCATGCGTCCGCGACTATATCCACGTCGTCGATCTGGCAAAAGCTCATGTCGCCGCTATCAGATTATTGGAACAAGGCAATCCAAACGGCAAATACGACGTGTTCAACGTGGGTACAGGCAATGGATACTCTGTACTGGAAGCGATCAAAGCCTTCGAAAAGGCATCAGGCCAGAAGCTGAATTATGAAATCGGCCCGCGACGTGATGGTGACATCATCAAAGTGTATGGCGATGTAACGAAGTCAGCTCAGCAGCTGCACTGGAAGGCTGCACTAGGCATTGATGAAATGATGGCCTCAGCCTGGGCCTGGGAAAAGTACCTAAAGGAAAATCCGCTGGATTAA
- a CDS encoding helix-turn-helix transcriptional regulator, translated as MDLIGTNSSVEERNFYERIIQEAQQHQVSSSALTRYLTPYFDQAIRKNDKALLAIYYCLLADQSFEVEDTRNNFSDKYYLKALDLEKDYSYQNVKAWVKVMYGFYLYRCLKASEALPFMLESEKALEDIPKDLVLDLTQTYKKLGYFFGTLGDYATGIKYLKLGAQQAGVPSRLKAAILDNLGLLTLKSGGDTAQAMKHFVFARDLALSVRDSLRYAKILGNQAKVFEGRKDYRRALALLEQDLAISRALGNNKNSVYALMARIRLYISMGDNKGIPHMLDEAEDLLTGSDDKKTILELEGYKLRLALQDGDARKELQARRRIDRLQDSLRFLDGDPVLSQLKFMADKQKYAYKLSLAQALVKKKQAEKRVWVMLSLFVLALFFFIYQAFRYRSKKRLREYEYQLLHLKYTKAKLDKELVSSKSQVEEYMVYLKRNNEQINLLSSMLEEIGESSAKDRDELKSLLHSHLITEEKWQQFKLLLAREFPHLLQDIQGKFPDITESNLRVIVLMKLGLNNREVANVLGVTPDAIKKSMQRLKKKLGEQAGLLMEYISDKELV; from the coding sequence ATGGATCTAATAGGTACCAATAGCTCGGTAGAAGAACGCAATTTTTATGAACGCATTATTCAGGAGGCGCAGCAGCATCAAGTTTCCAGTTCGGCTTTGACGCGGTACCTTACGCCCTATTTTGATCAGGCCATACGGAAAAATGACAAGGCCTTGCTGGCCATTTATTACTGCCTGTTGGCTGACCAGTCGTTTGAAGTAGAAGATACCAGGAATAATTTCAGTGATAAATATTATCTAAAAGCACTTGATCTCGAGAAGGATTACAGCTATCAAAATGTGAAAGCTTGGGTAAAAGTGATGTATGGTTTTTATCTGTACAGATGCTTAAAAGCTTCTGAAGCCCTTCCTTTTATGTTGGAAAGTGAAAAGGCATTAGAGGATATACCCAAAGATCTGGTGCTGGATCTGACACAAACGTATAAGAAGTTAGGATATTTCTTTGGGACCTTGGGAGATTATGCAACCGGAATCAAATACTTGAAGCTTGGGGCACAGCAAGCAGGAGTACCGTCGCGGCTGAAGGCTGCCATTTTGGACAATTTAGGTCTTTTGACGCTAAAAAGCGGGGGAGATACCGCACAGGCAATGAAGCATTTTGTGTTTGCCCGGGATTTGGCGCTTTCCGTGAGAGATTCTCTCCGATATGCCAAGATTTTGGGCAATCAGGCCAAGGTCTTTGAAGGTAGAAAAGATTACCGGAGGGCGTTGGCGTTGTTAGAGCAGGATCTGGCGATCTCCAGGGCTTTGGGCAACAATAAGAACAGCGTTTACGCTCTGATGGCCCGTATCCGTCTATACATTTCGATGGGGGATAATAAGGGAATACCTCATATGCTTGATGAAGCGGAAGACCTCTTGACGGGATCGGATGATAAAAAGACGATCCTCGAGCTGGAGGGGTATAAACTACGTCTGGCGTTACAGGACGGCGATGCACGAAAGGAGCTCCAAGCGCGGCGCAGGATCGATCGCCTTCAGGATTCCCTGCGATTTTTGGATGGAGACCCGGTATTGTCCCAGTTGAAATTCATGGCTGATAAACAGAAATACGCCTATAAGCTTTCATTGGCTCAGGCTCTGGTCAAGAAAAAACAAGCGGAGAAAAGAGTGTGGGTTATGTTAAGTCTTTTTGTATTAGCCCTGTTCTTTTTTATTTATCAAGCTTTCCGTTACCGCTCCAAAAAGCGCTTGCGTGAGTATGAATATCAGCTGCTTCATTTAAAGTATACGAAAGCCAAGCTGGATAAAGAACTGGTCAGTTCTAAAAGTCAGGTGGAGGAATATATGGTTTATCTGAAGCGGAACAACGAACAGATCAATCTGTTGTCCTCCATGCTGGAGGAAATCGGGGAGAGCAGTGCCAAAGATCGGGATGAGCTGAAATCACTGTTGCACTCCCATCTCATCACAGAAGAGAAGTGGCAACAATTTAAGCTATTGCTGGCAAGAGAGTTCCCGCATTTGCTACAGGATATTCAGGGTAAGTTTCCTGATATTACCGAATCCAATCTTCGGGTGATTGTGCTAATGAAATTGGGGCTAAATAACAGAGAGGTGGCCAATGTCCTTGGCGTCACCCCAGATGCGATTAAGAAATCGATGCAACGCTTAAAAAAGAAACTCGGAGAGCAGGCAGGATTATTAATGGAGTACATTTCGGATAAAGAGCTTGTTTAG
- a CDS encoding UDP-glucuronic acid decarboxylase family protein — translation MENKHRKRILITGAAGFLGSHLCDRFIAEDYEVIGMDNLITGDLQNIAHLFKLENFDFYHHDVSKFVHIPGPLDYILHFASPASPVDYLKIPIQTLKVGSLGTHNLLGLARAKQARILVASTSEVYGDPLISPQSEDYWGNVNPVGPRGVYDEAKRFQEAITMAYHNAHGLDTRIVRIFNTFGPRMRLNDGRAVPTFIAQAIRGQDISIFGDGLQTRSFCYIDDQVEGIYRVLHSDCVNPINIGNPDEISLVQLAKEILELTGSPSKISYQPLPVDDPKQRKPDISLAKAKLNWQPQVGRKSGLQKTIDFYRKLPLDILSDKDFTYYNQQ, via the coding sequence GTGGAAAATAAACATCGTAAACGGATTTTGATCACGGGAGCAGCCGGCTTCCTCGGCTCCCACCTCTGCGACCGTTTTATTGCTGAAGACTATGAGGTGATTGGCATGGATAACCTGATCACAGGTGATCTTCAGAATATCGCACATTTATTCAAACTCGAAAATTTTGACTTTTATCATCACGATGTGTCCAAATTTGTGCACATCCCGGGGCCGCTGGATTATATCCTGCATTTCGCATCCCCCGCAAGTCCGGTAGACTACCTCAAGATCCCGATTCAAACCCTCAAAGTAGGTTCGTTAGGTACTCACAACCTCCTTGGCCTGGCCAGAGCAAAGCAAGCCCGCATATTGGTGGCCTCTACCTCGGAAGTCTATGGGGATCCCTTGATTTCTCCACAATCGGAAGACTATTGGGGAAATGTAAATCCCGTGGGCCCCAGAGGGGTATATGATGAGGCAAAACGATTTCAGGAAGCTATTACCATGGCTTATCACAATGCACATGGGCTTGACACGCGGATTGTAAGAATATTCAATACTTTTGGCCCGAGAATGCGCCTCAACGATGGCCGTGCTGTCCCGACTTTCATTGCGCAGGCCATCCGCGGTCAAGACATTAGCATATTTGGCGATGGGCTTCAGACGCGCTCATTCTGTTATATCGACGATCAGGTGGAAGGGATTTACCGTGTACTGCATTCCGACTGCGTAAACCCCATCAATATTGGCAATCCGGACGAAATATCACTCGTGCAACTTGCAAAGGAAATTTTGGAATTGACAGGCAGTCCAAGTAAAATCAGCTACCAGCCATTGCCCGTGGATGATCCAAAACAACGAAAGCCGGACATCAGCCTGGCGAAGGCTAAATTGAACTGGCAGCCGCAGGTAGGTCGAAAATCAGGCCTGCAAAAAACTATTGATTTTTACCGAAAATTGCCTTTGGATATCTTATCAGATAAAGACTTTACTTACTATAATCAACAATAA